Proteins from one Pithys albifrons albifrons isolate INPA30051 chromosome 2, PitAlb_v1, whole genome shotgun sequence genomic window:
- the E2F6 gene encoding transcription factor E2F6, whose translation MASPDKWERLKPLQPAALRVSEAPVINQNEHRDAQLVKRAATVRRPRFDASLVLLTRRFMALLKKAPDGVLDLNEVAKTLGVRKRRVYDITNVLDGIDLIQKRSKNLIQWIGTNLHHVFGKTSEQQNLKDELSDLSAMEEALDELIKNCAHQIFELTDDKENAKLAYVTYQDIRSIQTFQEQIVIAIKAPEETKLEIPVPKDDHIEVHVKSTKGPIDVYLCEVEKERPGAKTCEDMDTVTSESEPSVPPGEVRSPKEELF comes from the exons ATGGCCAGCCCCGACAAGTGGGAGCGCCTGAAGCCGCTGCAGCCGGCCGCGCTGCGCGTGAGTGAG GCACCAGTGATCAACCAGAATGAGCACAGAGATGCCCAGCTTGTGAAAA GAGCTGCGACAGTCAGAAGGCCACGATTTGATGCATCCTTGGTGCTTTTGACACGAAGATTTATGGCTCTTCTCAAAAAAGCTCCAGATGGTGTCCTTGACTTAAATGAAGTAGCAAAAACACTTGGGGTACGAAAACGAAGAGTGTATGACATCACCAATGTGTTGGATGGAATCGACTTAATTCAGAAAAGATCTAAGAATCTTATCCAGTGGAT AGGTACTAATCTTCACCACGTTTTTGGAAAAACATCAGAGCAGCAAAACCTTAAAGATGAACTTTCTGACTTGTCAGCCATGGAAGAAGCTTTGGATGAATTAATCAAGAATTGTGCTCATCAGATATTTGAACTAACAGatgacaaagaaaatgcaaa ACTAGCTTATGTGACATACCAAGATATCCGAAGCATTCAAACATTTCAAGAACAGATTGTGATTGCAATCAAAGCTCCAGAAGAAACCAAATTGGAAATACCAGTTCCTAAAGAT GATCACATAGAAGTACATGTGAAGAGCACAAAAGGGCCCATTGACGTGTATCTATGTGAGGTGGAAAAAGAGAGGCCAGGTGCCAAAACTTGTGAAGATATGGATACTGTCACTTCCGAAAGTGAGCCATCAGTTCCTCCTGGGGAAG TGAGATCTCCAAAGGAAGAACTCTTCTGA